CGTCCGCGTTGGAATCTTCCGAGTAGTCGAGGTCCAGCAGCGTGCGGCCGCCCACGATGCCGGCGCTGACGGCGGCCACGAACTCGCGGAAGGGGGATCCGGCGAGGCCGGCCTTCTGCTGCACGAAGCGGCAGGCGTCGTAAAGCGCGACGGCGCCGCCGGTGATGGAGGCGGTGCGGGTGCCGCCGTCGGCCTGAAGCACGTCGCAGTCGATGGTGATCTGCCACTCGCCCATGGCCTTCATGTCCACGCAGGCGCGCAGGCTGCGGCCGATGAGGCGCTGGATCTCCTGCGTGCGCCCGCCCACCTCCTTGCGCTCGCGGCGGTTGCGCTCGTGCGTGGCGCGTGGGAGCATGGCGTACTCGGCGGTGACCCAGCCTTCGCCGCTGCCCTTCTTCCACGGCGGCACGCCCTGCTGGACCGACGCGGTGCACAGCACCTTCGTCTTGCCGACGGTGATGAGGCACGAGCCCTCGGCATACTCGTTGACGCCGCGCTCCAGCGTGAGGGGGCGCGCCTGGTCGTCCGCGCGGGCGGCGAAGCGCGAGGGGGTGTCGGTCATCGGTTGCTTTCCTGGCTCTGGCGCTGGAGGATGGCGGTGGTGGAGCGGCCCGGGACGAGCGGCGCGACGACGACGCGCCCGCCGGCGGCGATCACCTCTTCCGCGCCGATGATGGTATCCACGGTGTAGTCGCCGCCCTTGATGAGCACGTCGGGCAGCAGCGCGGCGATGAGCTCGCGTGGCGTGTCCTCGTCGAAGACCGTGACCGCGTCTACCGAGGCGAGGGCGGCGAGGACCAGCGCGCGGTCCTCTTGCGGGTTCACGGGACGCGGCGCACCCTTGAGGCGGCGGACGGAGGCGTCGTCATTGAGGCCGACGACGAGGACGTCGCCCAGGCTGCGCGCGGCGGCCAGGTACTCGACGTGGCCGCGATGCAGGACGTCGAAGCAGCCGTTGGTGAAGACGACGGTGCCCGTGCGCGGCCGGCCGAAGCGGCGGACCAGCTCGTCGCGCGTGAGCACCTTGTCGAACAGGACGGAGACGGGAGATGCGCTCACTGCGTATCCCCCGTCTCGTCGTCGTCCGGCGCGTTGGCGCGGATGCGCTCCAGGATGTCTGAGGCGCCCTGGCTCTTCAGCGACTCGGCGGCGCGGAGGCCGATGGCGCGCGCCTCATCCACCGTACCCGACTCGGAGGTGCGGATCACGCGCAGGCCGTCGAGGTCGGCGACGAGGGCGTGGAGCGCCAGCCGCTCTCCATCTACCGAACCCAGCGCGCCGATGGGGATCTGGCAGCCGCCTTCGAGGGCGCCGAGCAGCGCGCGCTCCGCCGTGGTCGCGGCGGCGGCACAGGCGTCGTGCAGGACGGCGAGGCGGGCGAGGACGTCGGGGTCGTCCGTGCGGGCGACGACGGCGAGGGCGCCCTGCCCCACCGCGGGAAGCCACGCGTCCGGCTCCAGGTACGCGGAGACGCGGTCCGCCCAGCCGAGGCGGAGGACACCCGCGGCGGCGAGGATGATGGCGTCGTAGCTCCCCGCGTCGAGCTTGGCGAGGCGCGTATTGAGGTTCCCGCGGAGGTCGTCCACCCGCAGGTCGGCGCGGGCGGCCATGAGCTGCGCGCGGCGGCGAAGCGAGCTGGTGCCCACGCGCGCGCCGGAGGCAAGCGCGGCGAGCGAGGACGCGGCGATGCCGTCGCGGGCGATGAGCACGTCCCGCGGATCCTCGCGGGTGGTGACCGCGGCGATGACGAGGCCGTCCGGCAGCCGCGTGGGCACGTCCTTGAGCGAGTGGACGGCCAAGTCGGCGCGGCCGGCGAGGAGCGCTTCGTCCAGCTCCTTGGTGAAGAGGCCCTTGTCGCCGATCTTCGCCAGCGGCACGTCGAGGATGCGGTCGCCCTTGGTCTTCACCACATCTACCGAAACGTCGATGGACGGATCGGCGGCGCGGAGGGCGGCTTCGACGGCGTGCGACTGCCAGAGGGCGAGCTGGCTTCCGCGGGAGACGATGCGGAGCGTGGCGTTGCTCACCACTGCGACTGCGCGCCCTGCGTGATCTTCGACACGATGTCGCGGATGGCCTTGCCGCGGCCCACGTCTACCGACTCGCGGTTGGGGTTGTACGTGCCGACGGACGAGATGGACCCGGCCTTCCACAGGGGGCGGTCGCCCTTCACGTCGTAGATCTCGGCCTGGTAGCTGATCTGCACCTCGGCCTGGAGCACGTCGATGCGCCCGTCGTTGTCGGTGGGGCGCACGTTGGCGGAGACTTCTTCGTAGCTCGTGATGCGGCCGCGGATGATGGCGTCGGCCGCGGTGCGCGAGGCCAGCCGCACGCCCAGCTGCCGCGGAAGCTCGGTCTGCAGGGTGCGCTGCACGTCGGCGCTCACGCTGGCGTACGGCGTGTCGTTGTCCCACAGGTCCACGTACACGGTGCGGACGTTGGATGGCAGGCCGCCGCCGGTGAAGTGGTAGATGCAGCCCGCGAGCAGCAGCGGGAGCGCGGCCAGCAGGCTAAGCGCCCGCGCCGCCCGGGTTCCAGGTCTCGTCTGGGAAGGATGCGACATCGGTGGACGACTCGGTCGTGAGGGTCAGGGTGCGGTACGCGGCCCAGTCGCGGTATTCCGTGCGCTGGAGCGCGCCGCCGCTGCCGTAGGTGAGCTCGATGGATTCGCGGAGGCCGCCGCCCACCAGGCGGCGGACGCTGCGCAGGACGCTGCCGCGCGACTTGAACTCCAGCGTGGCGCCGTCGGCCGCGGCGTAGCGGAGGACGGTGTCGCTGCCGGACGGCTTCGCGTCCAGCAGCCGCGCGCCCGCGGGCGGGCGGACGACGCCCAGGGCGCCCCAGAGCAGCGCGGGCGACGGGAGCGGCACACGGTCAGCCACGTTGGCGGGCACGCGCGGCGTCTCGCCCACGAGCGCTGCGGCGAGATACGTCTCGCCCTGCGGGCCGAACAGGTCCAGGCGGATGCGGTCCGGTGCGGCGACCCGAGCGACGCCGCGGCCGCGGAACTTGGCGCCGGCTTCGTCCAGCTGCCAGGCGAAGAGAACACGCTTGGGCGACGAAGGCTGCGTCGCGGCCTGGAGCTGTTGCGCGAGGACCATGGCGACAGCCGCGCTTCCGCCTGTGCCGCCTTCCGGAGGCGCTGCGGTGCTTCCGCTTCCGCTCGTCGCTTGTGTGGAGGCGGACGGAGGCGATGAGGGCGTCGTCTCGGGCGCGGGGCCGGTCGCGGGCGCGGCCCGGCCTCCGCAAGCGGCGGCGAGGGACAGCGCCAGCGCATATAGAGATGTCGTGCGGACGTTTCGGTGCATGCTCAGCGAACCTCTTCCACTCGGATGATCCGGTCGCCCTGGACGACGCGGTCCACCACGTCCATCCCCCGCACCACGCGCCCGAACACGGTGTAGCCCGCGTCCAGGTGCGGCTGCGCGGAGTGGGTGATGAACCACTGGCTACCGCCCGTGTCGGGACCGGAGAGCGCCATGCCCAGCGTGCCGCGCGCGTACGGCTCGCGGTTCAGCTCGTCGCGGATGGCATACCCCGGACCGCCGGAAGTGTCCCCCCGCGGATCGCCGCCCTGGATGACGAAGTTGGGCACCACGCGCGGCCATTCCTGCCCATCGAAGAAGCCGCGGCCGGCAAGCGCGAGGAAGCTCTCCACCGTGAGCGGCGCGACGTCGGACAGCAGCTCGACCTCGATCTCGCCGCGGTTGGTGACGATGCGGGCGTGGCGGCGCGCGCGGCCGGCGAGCACGGAGGCGACGTCTTCGCGGACGATGCGCTGGTACTCGGCGGCGGGGCGATTCGGCTCGATGGGGAGCGGCGGACCCCACGCGGCGGCTAGCGTGTCGCCGAACGCGGCGGCGGCGTGCTGGCGCGCGAGGTAGTCGTCGGGGCGCTGATAGCGGGCGAAGAAGGAGCGGGCAGATGCGTCCGTCGTCGCCTTGCGCATGGCACCGAGGGCGTCGATGGCGGCGAGGGCGGCGTCGTCCACCGTGTCGGCCTGGGCGCGGCCGTACGCGTCGAGCACGGCGGGAAGGGTGGACGGGTCCGCGAGCGTGCCCAGCGCGCCGAGGGCCGTGGTGCGCACCTGCGCGTCGCCGCTGCCGAGCGATTCCACGAGCAGCGGCTGGAGCGGCGCAAGGTTCTTCCCCGCGGCCTCTACGACGGCGCCGAGGACGGTAGATGCGACGCGGCCGTCGCGGTCCCGGACGAGGGCGAGCGCCTGTGCGTTGTACGCGGCCCCAAGCGCGGCGAACGCCTGCCCCGCGGCGGCGCGGAGGCGCCACGACGGATCGGCCGACCACGACGTGGCGACGGAGGCCGCATCGGACGGGCTGGCGGTGACGAGCGCCGCGAGGGCGGCGGTGCGGATGCCGACCGGGCGCGAGGCATCTCCCGTGGCCGTGCGCAGGTCGGGCGCGGCGGCGGCGGCTTTCGTACCGAGGCGAGCCAGCGCTTCCGCAGCGACGAGCGCCTGGTGCACGTCCGAGCCGCCGAGCAGGCGGCGCAGCGCGGCGATGGACTCCGCGCCGGCGTGCGTGCCGAGGGCGCGTGTGGCGTTCACGCGCACGGCCTGGTCCGCATCCACGGTCCCGCGCAGGAGAACGGCGAGCGCGGCCGGGGCGCCGACGGAGGACGAGTCGGCGAGAGGCGCGGTCAGCGCGCGGACGGCGAAGGAGCGAACCCGCGCATCATCATCTCCCGCAACGCGGTACAGTGCCTCGGCGGAGCGCGGGTCCGGGCGGCGGCTCAGGGCGTATGCGGCACGCCAGCGAATCTCCGGGTCCGTGCTGGCGAGCCACGCGAGGATGGGAGAGACGTCCGCCGGGCGCGGGAACTTCCAGACGGCGAGGAGCGCCGGGCCGACGGCGGCGACGCGATTCGGTCCGGCGACGCGGACGGTGCGGAGGAAGCCTTTCACGGCAGCGCGAGAGGCGGCCGTCTTCAGCTTTCCGAGCGCCGCAGCAGCCTCGCCGACGACGGTGGGGCGGCTGTCGATCTGCCCCGCGTCGAGGAGCGCCGCGAGGGCGGGGACGGCGGCGGTGTCGCCCATCTGCCCCAGCGAGAACGCGGCGGAGGCTGCGACGGCGGTATCCGCATCGCCCAGCATCTGCACGAGCTGCGGGACGCCGCGGCGGTCCTTGATGCGGCCGATGGCGAGCGCGGCGCGCTGGCGAATCTCCGCGTTCGGCGCAGCGGCGTACGAGGCGAGCGCTGCCGCATCGTACTCACGGCGGTCCTCCAAGCGCAGCAGCGCCGCAGCGGCGTCGAGGTCAGCCGCGTCGGACAGCAGGTGGCGCGCGGAAATCGCCGCGGGCGCGGACGAGCCGGCCGGGCGCGGAACCGTGGCGCAGCCGGCGAGCAGGAGCGTGGTCGCGGAGACGGCGAAGATGCGGTGCGGATGCATGGCTACCCGTTCCCGAGTGCGGTGCGGAAGGCATCCACCAGGTTCGGCGGAAGGGTGCGCGTGCTGCCCGATCGGTCGATGGCGATCAGCGAGGTCGACGCGGTCGCCAGCTTCTTCGTCCCGCCGTCTTCATCCACCCGCCAGACCGTGTAGCCGAAGGTGACGGCGCGCGAGCGGACCTGCTCCAGCCGCGCCTCCACGCGGATCAGGTCGTCGTAGCGCGCGGCCAGGTGGTAGCGCAGCGACGCGTCGGAGACGGCGAGCATGATGCCCTCCTTCTCCACGTCGGCGTACGACTTCCACAGCTGGCGAATCAGCTCGGTGCGTCCGATCTCGCACCACGGCAGGTAGTTGGCGTGGTACACGATGCCCATCTGGTCCGTCTCCGAGTAGCGGACGCGGAACTCGACGGTGCACGCCGGCTGGGATGCCATGGGTTTCGGAAGCGCTGGACGGGGTGGGCGTTGGGCGTGCTCGCGAGGGGCGAGCGCCGGGCGGGATAGTACCGGCGCGCGATGGGAGTGTCAAACGCGCGGCGAGCGAGCCTGGCGGTTGAAACCGCGGCAACGACGGCGCAAAGTCCGCCTGCGCGGACTAACGGCACGAGGCGGCGGGGAGCGCGTCAGGCTTCGGCGGGAGCCGGCGCGGCGGCGAGGGTCCCATCGGCCGACGACGTGGGAGGCGGTATTGTGGGCGGGTGGGGCGCGGACTAGCTTTTCGCGCCTATGGAGAAACCCGTCATCATCGTATCGGACATACACCTGGGCGCCGTGCCGGAGCGCACGGAGCGGGCGTTCCGCGAGTTCCTGGGCTGGGTGCAGCGGGAGGGCAGCGAGCTGCTCATCAACGGCGACCTGTTCGACTTCTGGTTCGAGTACCGCACCGTCATCCCCCGCAAGCACTTCCGCGTGGTCGCGAAGATCGCCGAGGTGGTGGAGGCGGGCGTGCCGGTGACGTTCATCGGCGGCAACCACGACGCTTGGGCGGGCAGCTTCCTGAGCGGCGAGGTGGGGATGCGGCTGCTGGACGGGCCGGTGGAGATGACGCTGGCCGGCCGCCGCACGCTGGTGGCGCACGGCGACGGCGTGGGTCGCGGCGACTACAAGTACCGCGCGCTGCGGAAGGTCATCCGGCACCCGGTGTCCATCGGCGCGTTCCGCATTCTGCACCCGGACCTGGGCGGGCGCATCGCGGGGATGGCATCCACCACGAAGCACAAGGCGGGCGGCGAGGAAGCGGCGGCACGTGGGCGCGCGAGCTTCATCGAGGCGTGGGCGCGGGAACGGCTGGCGGAAGATGCGGGGCTGGACCTGGTGGTCGCCGGCCACGCGCACGTTCCCAGCGTGGTGGAGGCGGCGCCGGGGCGGTTCTACGCGAACGCCGGCGACTGGATCCGCAACTACACGTACCTCGTCCTGCGCCCCGGCACATCCGCGCCCGAGCTGCACACGTGGCCGGTGGATGGTGAGCAGGGTTGATGCGCGGCGCCTCGATGTGAGGCGGAGGGGTGATCCGTCGAACGATGCTTCGGGGGATGAGCGGCGGTCCAGAACAATTTTCGCGGCGGACGCAGCGGATGCGATAAATCGCACCCCTACATGTGGTTAGGTTGTAGTGGGTGTCAGACGTCGAGGTGGGCGACGGGGATGGGGGCGCCCCAGAGGCGTTGGACGACGGGGGCGACTTCGGCGGGGGTGGCGGTGGTGAGGACGCGGATAGAGCCGTCGCCGCCGGTCTCCAGCAGGCCGGCCTCGTCCAGCACGCGCTCGGTGCGGCGGGCGATGGCGGGACCGCTGTCCAGCAGCGTGACGTGCGGCCCGAGTGAGGCCGCGATGGCCTCGCGGACGAACGGGTAGTGCGTGCAGCCCAGGACTACGGTGTCCACGTCCGCATCGCGCAGCGGACGGGTTAGCGTGTCGAGGGTGACCCCGAGCGCATCTCCTTCCAGCAGGCCATCTTCCACCATGTCCACCAGGCCGGGGCACGCCTGCGCGACCACCTCGACGCCGGCGGCGTGGTTGGCGAGCAGGCGCGCGAAGCGGTCTGAGCGCAAGGTGCCAGCGGTGGCCATCACGCCCACCCGGCCGTTCTTGGTCTGCGCGACGGCAGGCTTCACCGCGGGCTCCAGGCCGATCACGGGGATGGTGAGCACCTCGCGCAACTGCTCCAGCGCGGCGCCCGACGCGGTGTTGCAGGCAACGACGAGCACCTTGGCGCCCGCGTCCTGAATCCACCGGCCGATGGCGAGGGTGCGGGCGCGCACCTCTTCCAGCGAGCGGTCGCCGTACGGGCACCAGGCGGTGTCGGCCACGTAGAGCAGGTGCTCGGCGGGGAGGTGGCTGCGGATCTCGCGCGCGACGCTCAGGCCCCCCACGCCCGAGTCGAAGACGCCGACCGGGCGCGCGCTCACGGCTTCTTCCCCACGGGCACGCTGCCCTGGACGACGACGCCGTCGCGGGTGGGCATGGCGCCCACGTGCGCGTCGAAGTCGGCGAGGTGGGCGGCCACGAACGCATCGGCGCCGGAGAAGAAGAACCAGAAGGCCGAGAGGGTGATCCAGTCCTCGCGCTGCGCCAGGCGGCCGCGCACCAGCGGGGTGTTGGTCGTGCTGTCCTGCGCGCCGGATGCCTGAAGGTCGCGCTGGAGCCGCTGCGCCTGCCGGAGCCGCTGCTGGGACTTGTAGACCATGAAGAGGCTGCCGGTCTCCAGCCCGAAGTAGACGGCGCCGCGGCCCGGCGAGCCCAGCTTGGACTGGCCCCAGCCGGGCAGGACCAGCGAGTGCAGGAACGCGCTCTTGGGGCTGATGCGGCGCCGGCCCAGCGAGTCGCGGTACAGCGTGTCGCCCGCGGCTGCGCGGCGCGATGCGGCGGCCTCGGCGGCGGCGCGGCTGGATGCGGTGGTCACGCTGTCGCGCCCCGCGGGCCGCGCTACGGGACGCGTCGGAACGGTGTCGACCACCACGACCTGCGCCCGCACCGGCGCGGCGGCGAGCGCGAGGGCGCAGGCGGCGAGCAACGGTGCGAGGCGAAGGGTCGGGCGGGTTCGGAGACTGAAGTGCATCGCGTGTGGGACGGGGCGAGTGCGTGTGTCGGCTCGGGTCGTGCGCGGCCGGTGCAAGCCGTGGTCCGCCGCGCGTGCTGGTACACTGCGCGCCGGACGAAGATTCCGCGCCGGCGCTGCATCATCATCGCGCGTTGGCCGCTGGCACCAACCTAGCGGATGCGCGGGGGCTCGCAACCGTCCGCCGCCGGGATTTGGCCGCGGCGGGCGAATGTACGTGCCGCGGCCGTGCATCAACCGATCGACGCGTCACGGCGACGCTCCCCGTTCCGTCGCGGCTTCGTTCGATCAGGCTCGACGTTGGAAGATGGTGATCGACGGTAGATGAGCGGCGGTGGCGCTCGTCAAGTGCAAAACGGATGGACGCTCTCCAACACAACGGATCGACGGTAGATGCTCAAGCTCGATATCGGCCGAATGCTCTTCCCCGCCCTGCGCGCCGCGCCGGTGGCCGCTCTCTGCGCATGCGCCGCGGGGCCGCGCACCGATCCGCATCCCCCGAGCCCGTCATCGTCCACGCCTTCGGCAGATGCGCCTGCCGCGCGCGTGGAGGCGAGCGGAACGCTGGTGCTGGTGGGGACCACGGACACGCACGGCTGGCTGCTGCCGTACGACTACTACACGGGGCGGGAGACGGAGAACGGCCTGTCGCGCCTGGCGCCGCAGATCGACAGCATCCGCGACGCGAACCCGGGCCGCACGGCGCTCTTCGACTCCGGCGATCTGCTGCAGGGCACGCCGCTGGACTTCGTCTACTCTCGCAGCGCCCCCGGCGAGGTGCACCCCGTTGCGCTGGCGATGAACCTGATGCGGTACGACGCGGCGGCCATCGGCAACCACGAATTCAACTACGGCATCGACCACCTGAACGAGGTGGCGGGCCAGATGCGCTTCCCGCTCATGTCCGCGAATGTGTTCCGCGCGGGCACGAACGAGCACGCATACGAGCCGTACACGCTGATCGAGCGGAACGTGGGCGGGCGGCCGGTGCGCATCGGGATCACGGCGGTGACGCCGCCGGGCGTGGCGATCTGGGACCGCGACCGCGTGGCCGGGCGCTTGGACTTCCGCGACATCGTGGCGAGCGTTCGGCCGGTGATCGCGGAGATGCGGTCGCGCGGCGCCGACGTGATCGTGGTGACGGCGCACAGCGGTCTGGAGGGCAGCAGCTACGACACGGCGGCCACGCACGTGCCGGTGGAGAATGCGGCGGCGGACATGGCGCGCCAGGTGCCCGGCATCGACGTGATCTTCCTGGGCCACACGCACCGCGAGCTGGCGGACACCACCATCGGCACCACGCTGCTGACGCAGGCGAAGAACTGGGGCACCTCCATCGCGGTGGCGGACGTGGGCGTGGAGATGCGGGGCGGGCGGTGGCGGGTGACGGAGAAGCACGGCAAGATCCTGCGCCCGCGCCCCGGCGCCGACTCGCCCGAGCTGCGCGCGGCGCTGGCGGAGGCGCACCGGCGCACGCAGGGGTACGTGGGCCGCCGCATCGGCACCTCCACGGCGGAGTGGACGTCTACCGACGCGCGGGTGCGCGACACGCCGATCCTCGATCTCATCAACGACGTGCAGCGGCGGGTGACGGGCGCCGACCTATCCGCCGCGGCGGCGTTCTCGCTCACGTCGCACATCCCGCGCGGACCGGTCACGGTGGCGGACGTGGCGGGCATCTATATCTACGACAACACGTTGAAGTCCATCCGCATTAGCGGGGCGCAACTGCGGGCGTTCCTGGAGAAGAGCGCGGAATACTACCTGCCCTGCCCCGGCGGCTCGTGCCCGCGCGTGACGAGCACGACGGTGCCCGGCTACAACTTCGACGTGGTGAGCGGCGTCGACTATACGATCGATCTCACCAAGCCTGTCGGGCAGCGGATCACGCGCCTGGAGCGGAACGGGCGGCCGGTCGCGCCAGCGGACAGCTTCACGATGGCCGTGAACAACTACCGCGCGAGCGGCAGCGGCGGCTACTCGATGCTGATCGGCGCGCTGGTGGTGTACGACCGCGGCGAAAGCATCCGCGACCTGATGATCGCCGACATCCAGCGCCGCGGCACGCTTTCGTCGGGGGACGTGTTCCGGAAGAACTGGGAGATCGTCCCCGCCGCCTTGGCCGAGCGCGCGCTGGCGGAGCAGAACGCCGAGGCGCAGAACAAGTAGGCGAAGATCCAGGAGGGGCAGAACGAGCAGGGTGAAGAACAGCCAGGCGGCGAACACGCACGTGAAGAACATTTTAGGCGTCGGCATCGCCCTGGCGGCTAAAGCCGCGGGCTACGACCGCGCGGACCCCGCCTGCGCGGGCTGCTGCCGGGAGAAGGTCGCGGCTCGGAAGCGGTGTCGTGCGTGAAAGGACGAGGGCGGATGGGTTTCCGCCGCTCCTGTCAATCTCCGGGATCGTGCGCACGGCGGCGGCTTGCCGGGGGATCGATTCCCGGCAACACCGGGCTTGCAGGCTACGCCGGGCCGCGTCATCCGATGGACGTTGCGAAAACCGAGGGCTGAGATAGAGAGGGAGAAGCCACGTGATCCCGCTGAAGGACGAGAACCCGACGGAGATCACCCCGTTCGTAACGATGCTGGTCATCGGCCTGAACGTGGTGGTGTGGTTCCTGGTGCAGGGCGCCGGGTCCGAGCCCATGCTGCGCGCGTCGGTGGCGCACTTCGGCACGTACCCTTGCGAGCTTACGGGCGTCTGCTCCGCGCATGCGTGGAGCACCGGGTGGGCGTCGCTGCTCACGTCGATGTTCATGCACGGCGGATGGGAGCACATCATCGGCAACATGCTGTTCCTGTGGGTCTTCGGGAACAACATCGAGGATAGCATGGGCCACCTGCGGTTCGTGGTCTTCTACCTCGTATGCGGGCTGGCGGCGGGGCTGGCGCACGTGGCGCTCTCGCCCGCGAGCGACCTGCCGACGGTCGGGGCGAGCGGCGCCATCAGCGGCATCATGGGCGCGTACATCGTGCTGTATCCGCGCGCCAAGGTGCGCACGTGGGTGCCGCCCATCTTCATCTGGAACCTGCCCGCGTGGGTGCTGCTGGGATGGTGGTTCGTGGTGCAGCTTCTGGGCGGGCTGAGCGCGACGGGCAACCCCGGCGAGAGCGGGGGCGTGGCCGTGTGGGCGCACGTGGGCGGCTTCGTGGCGGGCGTAGCGCTCATCCACCTGTTCCGCGACCGCACGCTGGTGCGCGCCAAGCGGGCGGGCGTGGTGCTGCCGCCGGACGAGGTGGCGCGCCACGAATGGTGAGCGTTAGGTTGTGCGCGGGGATCGCGAGGCTCCGCAAGCCCTCGCCCGCCCCGCCCTTCCGCGCCCCGCCCGCCGGACCGCCCACGCGGCCAAGGTCCGGACGCACGGTGCCGCTGCCCACGCAGCGGCGCTTTTCTTAGGCGGCAGCCGGGAGACGCGCGGCGGTGAACGCACACACCGCACGGAAGGATACACGATGGCGAGAGAGGTCACGCGCGAGCTGCTGCACCGGCTGCCCAAGGCCGAGCTGCACGTTCACCTGGACGGGTCGCTGCGGCCCGAGACCATGCTGGAGCTGGCGGCGGAATACGGAAAGCCGATGCCGGCGGAGGATGCTGAGGCGCTGCGCGACTACATGCACGTGCAGGACGCCCGCAATCTCGTGGAGTACCTGGCACGCTTCGAGATCACGCTCTCCGTGATGCAGACGGCCGAGGCGCTGGAGCGGATCGCGTACGAGCTGGCGGCGGACCTGGCAGAGGAGAACGTGAGATACGCGGAGATCCGCTACTCGCCCATCCTGCACACCGCCGGCGCCATGCCGCTCACCGAGGCGGTCGACGCGCCCCTGCGGGGCCTGAAGCGCGCCGAGGACGAGCTGGGCATCCGCACCAGCCTCATCATCTGCGGCATCCGCAACATGGACCCGGGCACCTCGCGCGACCTGGCGGACCTGACGGTGGCGTACAAGGACCGCGGCGTGGTGGCCTTCGACCTGGCCGGGGCGGAGTACAACTATCCCGCGAAGAAGCACAAGGACGCCTTCTACACCGTCATCAACAAGAACATGGCGGCCACGATCCACGCGGGCGAGGCGTACGGGCCCGAATCCATCCACCAGGCGCTGCACTACTGCCAGGCCGACCGCATCGGCCACGGCACGCGGCTGTTCGAGGACCCGGACCTGATGCGATACGTGAACGACTTCCGCATCCCCATCGAGATCTGCCTCACCAGCAACGTGCAGACGCGCGCGGTCGCCACGTTCGCGGACCACCCGGTGCGCCAGTACTACGACGAGGGCCTGGTGCTCAGCCTGAACACCGACAACCGGCTGATGAGCGCCACCACGGTCACCGAGGAATACTGGCGCGCGCACCAGCACCTGGGCTTCACCTGGGACGAGCTGGTGAACATCGCGCTCATGGGCTTCGAGAGCTCCTTCCTGCACCGCGTTGACAAGAACGCGATGACGAAGAAGGTGAAGCAGGAGATCGAAGCACTTACGGCGTAACACGGTAGATGTGAACGCATCGAGTCGTTTCGATGCAAGAACGGCGGTCCCGGCGAGAGATGGCATCTCGCCGGGACCGCCGTTTCTCTGTTCGATTCCGGCCGCTCACCCTCTCGGCGGGTGAGCGGACGGCAGATCACATCAGGTGCGGATGCTCGATGAACGACTCGCCGCGCGGGGAGAAGACGACAGTGCGGCTCCCGGCCACCCGCCGCGCGTAGCCCAGCGCGAACAGCCGCTCGAGCAGCGCCGCTCCGACTCCGCCTGCGAGGTGCGTTCGGCGCTCGCTCCAGTCCAGGCACGGCCGGCAGAGCGGCCGCCGCCGCGCCCGTAGCGCGCCAAGGTCGACACCCATCGCCCCGCACCACGCCGTTCCTTCCGCCGACAGCGCGACCGAGCCGTCGTCCCCGCCGATCAGCCCCAGCTCGCGGAGGCGGTCGAGCAGGCGCACCGCGGCTTCTCCCGCGAGATGGTCGTAGCAGACGCGCGCGCGGCGCAGGCTCTCGTCGCGGAGGCCCGTCCGCACCGCGCCTCCACGTCCGCGCGGGGCGATGCTCATCAGCTGCTCCAGGATGGCCGCCACTTCGGGGGCGCCGATGCGGAAGTAGCGGTGGCGGCCCTGCTTCTCCATCGCGACGATGCCTTCGGCCGTGAGGCGCGAGAGGTGGCTGCTGGCAGTAGATGGCGTGACGCCGCCGCTCATCGCCAGCTCCGTCGCGGTGAGCGCGCGTCCATCCATGAGCATCATGAGCATCCGCGCGCGCGTGGGATCCGCAATCGCGCCAGCAACGGAAGCGAGGTTCGGCATGTC
This window of the Longimicrobiaceae bacterium genome carries:
- a CDS encoding thioesterase family protein, with amino-acid sequence MASQPACTVEFRVRYSETDQMGIVYHANYLPWCEIGRTELIRQLWKSYADVEKEGIMLAVSDASLRYHLAARYDDLIRVEARLEQVRSRAVTFGYTVWRVDEDGGTKKLATASTSLIAIDRSGSTRTLPPNLVDAFRTALGNG
- the rph gene encoding ribonuclease PH, with product MTDTPSRFAARADDQARPLTLERGVNEYAEGSCLITVGKTKVLCTASVQQGVPPWKKGSGEGWVTAEYAMLPRATHERNRRERKEVGGRTQEIQRLIGRSLRACVDMKAMGEWQITIDCDVLQADGGTRTASITGGAVALYDACRFVQQKAGLAGSPFREFVAAVSAGIVGGRTLLDLDYSEDSNADVDLNVVARETGGIIEIQGTGERTDFSPAQLANLVEMMSGSIRRLVAAQRAAVP
- the lptE gene encoding LPS assembly lipoprotein LptE; translation: MSHPSQTRPGTRAARALSLLAALPLLLAGCIYHFTGGGLPSNVRTVYVDLWDNDTPYASVSADVQRTLQTELPRQLGVRLASRTAADAIIRGRITSYEEVSANVRPTDNDGRIDVLQAEVQISYQAEIYDVKGDRPLWKAGSISSVGTYNPNRESVDVGRGKAIRDIVSKITQGAQSQW
- a CDS encoding peptidylprolyl isomerase, whose protein sequence is MHPHRIFAVSATTLLLAGCATVPRPAGSSAPAAISARHLLSDAADLDAAAALLRLEDRREYDAAALASYAAAPNAEIRQRAALAIGRIKDRRGVPQLVQMLGDADTAVAASAAFSLGQMGDTAAVPALAALLDAGQIDSRPTVVGEAAAALGKLKTAASRAAVKGFLRTVRVAGPNRVAAVGPALLAVWKFPRPADVSPILAWLASTDPEIRWRAAYALSRRPDPRSAEALYRVAGDDDARVRSFAVRALTAPLADSSSVGAPAALAVLLRGTVDADQAVRVNATRALGTHAGAESIAALRRLLGGSDVHQALVAAEALARLGTKAAAAAPDLRTATGDASRPVGIRTAALAALVTASPSDAASVATSWSADPSWRLRAAAGQAFAALGAAYNAQALALVRDRDGRVASTVLGAVVEAAGKNLAPLQPLLVESLGSGDAQVRTTALGALGTLADPSTLPAVLDAYGRAQADTVDDAALAAIDALGAMRKATTDASARSFFARYQRPDDYLARQHAAAAFGDTLAAAWGPPLPIEPNRPAAEYQRIVREDVASVLAGRARRHARIVTNRGEIEVELLSDVAPLTVESFLALAGRGFFDGQEWPRVVPNFVIQGGDPRGDTSGGPGYAIRDELNREPYARGTLGMALSGPDTGGSQWFITHSAQPHLDAGYTVFGRVVRGMDVVDRVVQGDRIIRVEEVR
- the hemC gene encoding hydroxymethylbilane synthase, which translates into the protein MSNATLRIVSRGSQLALWQSHAVEAALRAADPSIDVSVDVVKTKGDRILDVPLAKIGDKGLFTKELDEALLAGRADLAVHSLKDVPTRLPDGLVIAAVTTREDPRDVLIARDGIAASSLAALASGARVGTSSLRRRAQLMAARADLRVDDLRGNLNTRLAKLDAGSYDAIILAAAGVLRLGWADRVSAYLEPDAWLPAVGQGALAVVARTDDPDVLARLAVLHDACAAAATTAERALLGALEGGCQIPIGALGSVDGERLALHALVADLDGLRVIRTSESGTVDEARAIGLRAAESLKSQGASDILERIRANAPDDDETGDTQ
- the rfaE2 gene encoding D-glycero-beta-D-manno-heptose 1-phosphate adenylyltransferase; this encodes MSASPVSVLFDKVLTRDELVRRFGRPRTGTVVFTNGCFDVLHRGHVEYLAAARSLGDVLVVGLNDDASVRRLKGAPRPVNPQEDRALVLAALASVDAVTVFDEDTPRELIAALLPDVLIKGGDYTVDTIIGAEEVIAAGGRVVVAPLVPGRSTTAILQRQSQESNR